The following proteins come from a genomic window of Hoplias malabaricus isolate fHopMal1 chromosome 15, fHopMal1.hap1, whole genome shotgun sequence:
- the slc31a2 gene encoding probable low affinity copper uptake protein 2, with the protein MYFEGSSSVTLLFDFWNVNGPGGMTLSVFIVLLLTLMYELLKVWKVRLPKRFEGSSVPHIQAAFTQAPQCFSPASEHPDSISTLTNSPSEISLAPTENTTTTAVIKPTVNRWLIHSLQTGVHVIQVVLGYMLMLCVMSYNIWIFVGVIVGSLLGYFLAFPLLDHVNLER; encoded by the exons atGTACTTCGAAGGATCCAGCAGTGTCACGTTACTGTTTGACTTCTGGAATGTGAATGGACCTGGAG GGATGACTCTGTCCGTCTTCATTGTCCTGCTGCTCACACTGATGTATGAGCTGCTGAAAGTGTGGAAGGTCAGACTGCCGAAGCGGTTTGAAGGTTCTTCAGTCCCCCACATCCAGGCAGCTTTCACCCAAGCTCCTCAGTGTTTCTCTCCAGCGTCAGAACACCCTGACAGCATTTCCACTCTGACTAACAGCCCCTCAGAGATCTCTTTGGCTCCCACTGAGAATACAACTACCACAGCTGTCATCaaacccactgtaaacag GTGGCTCATCCACAGCCTCCAGACAGGTGTGCATGTCATACAGGTGGTCCTGGGCTACATGCTAATGCTGTGCGTCATGTCCTACAACATCTGGATCTTCGTTGGTGTAATTGTGGGATCTCTGTTGGGCTACTTCCTGGCTTTTCCTCTACTGGATCATGTGAATTTAGAGCGATAG